A single genomic interval of Juglans regia cultivar Chandler chromosome 1, Walnut 2.0, whole genome shotgun sequence harbors:
- the LOC108999561 gene encoding uncharacterized protein LOC108999561, with translation MVVPLGPGKFYGSSLPRPRIYTDVKYSDERVYPPVPVLDPFMSWAKEAHWSMGGLSFKRLRLQGRIEGNVTKLRAEREKSMTNQDRKKFDSPNVSVPPVPKKAITVSRPESPPPAPIATKRRRYMALVDDDEEEEINVVKRRLVKKLGDDFDRVAMENTRIKVDPVKESGQEPVSGIVGTRTRSRGVVEGREQEHQSNSKGKGKKNSKGSSSSAGVSGIRTSPRLAKEKGGSS, from the coding sequence ATGGTAGTGCCCTTGGGTCCCGGAAAGTTTTATGGCTCCAGTCTCCCTCGCCCGCGAATATATACAGACGTCAAGTACAGCGACGAGCGGGTCTATCCGCCCGTCCCGGTGCTTGATCCTTTTATGTCGTGGGCCAAAGAGGCTCACTGGTCCATGGGCGGGCTCAGTTTCAAGCGCCTTCGCCTCCAGGGCCGCATTGAAGGCAACGTGACCAAGCTCCGCGCCGAACGCGAAAAGTCCATGACGAACCAAGACCGTAAGAAATTCGATTCTCCAAATGTTTCGGTCCCACCTGTGCCGAAGAAGGCAATTACTGTTTCGCGTCCGGAATCCCCTCCGCCGGCTCCGATCGCGACGAAGAGGCGGAGATATATGGCTCTGGTTGATGATGACGAGGAAGAGGAGATTAATGTGGTTAAGAGGAGGCTGGTCAAGAAGCTTGGGGATGATTTTGATAGGGTAGCAATGGAGAACACGAGGATCAAAGTGGACCCAGTGAAGGAATCGGGTCAAGAGCCGGTTTCGGGTATCGTGGGCACGAGGACACGGAGCAGGGGAGTGGTGGAAGGGCGCGAACAAGAACATCAATCGAATTCCAAGGGCAAGGGAAAGAAGAATTCGAAAGGTAGTTCTAGTTCTGCAGGAGTGAGTGGGATTAGAACCTCTCCAAGACTGGCAAAGGAGAAGGGGGGTTCTAGTTAG
- the LOC108999552 gene encoding mannan endo-1,4-beta-mannosidase 2-like, whose amino-acid sequence MVAGNGPFYPILGFALFVAFLYMSFGDLIFNYHKEPEIGFVERNGTQFMLDGRAFYINGWNSYWLMDHAVEEYSRPRIRAMLQAGAKMGLTVCRTWAFNDGAYNALQISPGQFDERVFRALDHVIAEARQHGIRLLLSLVNNLQAYGGKTQYVKWAWEEGIGLSASNDSFFFDPTIRNYFKDYIKTVLTRRNSITGIEYRNDPTIFAWELINEPRCMSDTSGDTLQDWLEEMSEFVKSIDKNHLLTVGLEGFYGPNSPKSLTTNPEAWASRLGSDFIRNTNISYIDFASVHIYPDHWFHEQELEDKLKYVSKWMLSHIEDGDKELKKPVMFTEFGLSNLNKDFLPSQRDRFHKTVLDTIYKSAKKNGSGAGALVWQLFVGGMEEYHDDFAIVPWGRPSTYRLLTKQSCRLAGIQGVSQLEGYLKELCSKKE is encoded by the exons ATGGTAGCAGGAAATGGTCCTTTTTACCCAATTCTTGGTTTTGCATTATTTGTGGCTTTCCTTTACATGTCTTTTGgggatttgattttcaattatcaTAAAGAGCCAGAGATTGGTTTCGTGGAGAGGAATGGGACTCAGTTCATGTTGGACGGAAGAGCCTTCTACATTAATGGGTGGAACTCTTACTGGTTAATGGACCATGCGGTGGAAGAATATAGCAGACCAAGGATCAGGGCAATGTTGCAAGCCGGTGCAAAGATGGGTCTCACCGTGTGCAGAACTTGGGCATTCAATGATGGGGCTTACAATGCCCTCCAGATTTCTCCTGGTCAGTTCGATGAGCGAGTTTTCCGG GCACTGGATCATGTCATTGCAGAAGCCAGACAACATGGAATCAGGTTGCTTCTTAGCTTAGTAAATAACTTGCAAGCATATGGTGGGAAAACTCAGTATGTAAAATGGGCATGGGAAGAAGGCATAGGTTTAAGCGCCTCCAATGATTCCTTCTTTTTTGATCCAACCATCCGCAACTATTTCAAGGATTACATCAAG ACTGTCCTGACTAGGAGGAACTCCATTACTGGAATTGAATACCGAAATGATCCCACCATCTTTGCCTGGGAATTGATAAATGAACCCCGTTGCATGTCTGATACTTCAGGCGATACTCTCCAA GATTGGCTAGAAGAAATGTCTGAGTTCGTGAAATCAATTGACAAGAACCATTTACTGACTGTTGGCCTGGAAGGATTTTATGGTCCTAATAGCCCCAAAAGCTTGACCACGAACCCAGAAGCTTGGGCGTCCAGGCTTGGGTCTGATTTTATTCGCAACACCAACATCTCTTACATTGATTTTGCCTCTGTTCACATTTACCCTGACCATTG gtttCATGAGCAAGAATTAGAAGACAAACTCAAATATGTCTCCAAGTGGATGCTTTCACACATTGAGGATGGAGACAAAGAACTGAAGAAACCAGTCATGTTCACTGAATTTGGACTGTCAAACCTGAATAAGGACTTCCTACCATCTCAACGAGATAGGTTTCACAAAACTGttcttgataccatctataaaTCTGCAAAGAAAAATGGGTCAGGGGCAGGTGCTTTGGTCTGGCAGCTCTTTGTTGGGGGAATGGAAGAATATCATGATGATTTTGCCATTGTTCCGTGGGGAAGGCCGTCAACATATAGGCTGCTAACCAAACAATCATGCAGGTTGGCTGGAATCCAGGGAGTGAGTCAACTAGAAGGATATTTAAAAGAGTTGTGTTCAAAGAAAGAGTAG
- the LOC108999541 gene encoding uncharacterized protein LOC108999541: MADYMEEDQETIPTSPRQASSSSFSSSSYVLLLGVMSKRRTWVCIFVTVYAMLLTSSWNFLKSILSWYKLQAHQSSSASRWPALYASVLLGAVFGLLSMVAALAVLVPATLVTWITIMVLLTFFGKPRTTLVVEGRKITREIVSFVIKILLKEGNVVAAVCAVLGYFALVKRNSEGDLENR, translated from the coding sequence ATGGCAGACTACATGGAAGAAGACCAAGAAACCATACCCACTTCACCTAGACAGGCATCATCGTCATCCTTTTCATCATCATCGTACGTCTTACTTCTTGGGGTTATGAGCAAAAGGAGAACATGGGTATGTATTTTTGTTACCGTATATGCCATGCTTTTAACTTCGTCCTGGAATTTCCTCAAATCCATACTTTCTTGGTACAAATTACAAGCCCATCAGTCTTCCTCAGCTTCTAGATGGCCTGCCCTCTATGCTTCTGTGCTTCTTGGGGCTGTTTTTGGGCTGCTTTCAATGGTTGCAGCCCTAGCAGTGTTGGTTCCTGCCACTTTGGTGACATGGATCACAATTATGGTTTTACTCACCTTCTTTGGGAAGCCCAGGACGACTTTGGTTGTGGAAGGGAGGAAGATTACTAGGGAAATTGTTAGCTTTGTGATCAAGATCTTGTTGAAGGAAGGGAATGTTGTGGCTGCTGTTTGTGCTGTTTTGGGTTACTTTGCACTTGTCAAGAGGAATAGCGAGGGAGATTTAGAGAACAGGTAA